In a single window of the Hoplias malabaricus isolate fHopMal1 unplaced genomic scaffold, fHopMal1.hap1 scaffold_76, whole genome shotgun sequence genome:
- the LOC136685464 gene encoding LOW QUALITY PROTEIN: uncharacterized protein (The sequence of the model RefSeq protein was modified relative to this genomic sequence to represent the inferred CDS: deleted 2 bases in 1 codon): MELDEYKPVDDVLLSVSERNKISLKNKYESLFEGFKIQENKILLNRVYTQLYIIEGEREGVNEEHEVLQIENKPWKQNLTDTPINCLDIFNPVQLEKLKSVLTKGIAGIGKTLSVQKFILDWAEGEANQDIEFMFVLPFRELNLIKDKQYSFHGLLCALHPELQGLDTKEYDVCKTVFIFDGLDESRIPLKFSESEKETCFPLLIWITSRPAAANQIPSQYISRVTEIQGFNDPQKEEYFRKRISDQHQADGVISHIKTTRSLHIMCHIPVFCWISATVLQRIMKQGTTEIPKTLTAMYSHFLCTQTIMREEKYGEEDERGTLQELLRSNRNMFLKLSELAFKQLMKGNVMFYEDNLRECGIDVTEASVYSGICTEIFREESVLYQRRVYCFVHMSFQEFLAAFYVFHCYVSNNMEELQLLKLKNMKWSDSVSLDELLKAAVRTALKSKTGHLDLFLRFLLGISLESNQQLLQDLLSHTVSSSESIKKTVQYIKCVIQREDLSSDRSINLFLCLTEMNHSSLSSKIQEYLKSEKHSENKLSTGECLALAYMLVNSDEVLDELDLRKYKTTEKGYWRLIPAVSNCRKAVLSGFNLSKNTYESLCSFLKSPNSPLKELDLSHTDLQDSGVKLISEALRSSHCKLETLRLTGCKLGGKSCEDLGSVLLVNSSLKELDLSNNDLQDSGVEKLSAALKSSLSPALFQRAMDQILSGLPGVQCYLDDILVTGRNDTEHINNLDRVLGRLEEYGLRVREDKCDFFKSSVEYLGHVIDADGLHTAPSKLKAILDAPVPENVSQLRSFLGLLNYYGRFIPQLATLLKPMYELLCDGKTWKWSKECDRAFNKAKAALTNETVLTHFDPSLPLQLACDASPYGIGAVVSHILPTGEERPIAFASRTLSKAETKYPQIEKEALGIIFGVKKFHTYIFGRKFTLLTDHRPLTSIFGSHKGLPTLAASRLQRWALILSAHDYEIKYRKSSAHGNADGPVEGAMLLVAVDAHSKWPEVSVMPTITSEATIQVLREMFGRFGLPEQVVTDNGPSFVSREMEEFLQNNGINHILSSPYHPSTNGLAERMIQTIKHALKSSKHEAPLKQRLNTFLLKYRNTPHASTGASPAGLLMKRQLRTRLDLLRPTPTKTHVHNKQQSQVIQRSKCSKDRHFSEGDHVLARNYCTKEKWVPAVVLQRSGPVSYKVGTQDNQVWRRHVEQLLPSQSAGTSVAEDLDLVLASELSNPNMSKTSSVPSPQASAVSVAPSLSSNPSHLKELDLSYNHPGDTGVKLLSVKLQDPHCRLDTLREQTFRAESPEPSCVSLKSNNSMVQPPQFSNERISSDLREQTFRAESPEPSCVSLKSNKSMFQPPQFSNERISPDLREQTFRAESPDPSCVSLKSNNSMVQPPQFSNERISSDLREQTFRAESPEPSCVSLKSNKSMFQPPQFSNERISPDLREQTFRAESPEPSCVSLKSNKSMFQPPQFSNERISSDPRFRSLMAVGKKEFFNLVVLHVTLLYLWPEGRSVNSPCWGWMGSLRMEAALLRTLWCRAAIPHGDTAGQEALDDTAIKNFRGFWVTSQIFSASSGNTTAAEPFDQLHGVQCPCKVLTDVDAQGEVVVLTPCCQPGHLPPVGLFISISDVSYHCSVICKLEDDVVLVIGDTVMGEQGVEDGAEDTSLWKPNWRVRSGRDVLLQDGSRCGVCEQIQTDPGSITCGHSFCRQCIRSLRDQSVHSGDLTCPCCRKRFKTGSVQFPHTEESMELEEYKPVDDVLLSVSERNKISLKNKYESLFEGFKTQENKILLNRVYTQLYIIEGEREGVNQEHEVLQIENTPWKQNLPDTPINCLDIFNPVQLENLKSVLTKGIAGIGKTVSVQKFILDWAEGKANQDIEFMFVLPFRELNLIKDKQYSLHGLLCDLHPELRGLDTKEYDVCKTVFIFDGLDESRIPLKFSECEKVSDVTKVSSVDVLMTNLIKGDLLPSAHIWITSRPAAANQIPSQYISRVTEIQGFNDPQKEEYFRKRISDQHQADSVISHIKTTRSLHIMCHIPVFCWISATVLQRIMKQGTTEIPKTLTAMYSHFLCTQTIMRKEKYEEEDERGTLQEHLRCNRSMFLKLSELAFKQLMKGNVMFYEDDLRECGIDATEASVYSGICTEIFREESVLYQRKVYCFVHLSFQEFLAAFYVFHCCVNNNTEELQLLKPKNMKWSDSVSLDELLKGAVRTALKSKTGHLDLFLRFLLGISLESNQQLLQDLLTHTVSSSESIKKAVQFIKRIITSEDLPSDRSINLFLCLTEMDHSSLSSKIQEYLKSEKGSDKRLSTGECLALAYMLVNSDEVLDELDLRKYNTTEKGYWRLIPAVSNCRKAVLPCCKLLMNSCESLCSVLKSPNSPLKELDLINTELQDSGVKLISEALKSSHCKLETLRLSGCLVTKEGCAFLASALSSNPSHLKELDLSYNHPGDTGVKLLSVKLEDPHCRLDTLRLEHGGEIRIKPGPRKYACELTLDPNTVNTLLSLSEGNRKVKRVMERQSYPDHPERFSDWDQVLCRESLTGHCYWETEWSGGGGYISVAYKSIGRKGLGADCWFGANEKSWSLFCSNNRYSVHHNNNRTALPPPPPSSNRVGVYVDCPAGTLSFYSVSTDTHTLTHLHTLTTTFTEPLCAGFYLHTGSSVSLCQIK, translated from the exons ATGGAGCTGGATGAATACAAACCAGTGGATGATGTCCTGCTCAGTGtctcagagagaaacaaaatcagcctgaagAACAAGTACGAGAGCTTATTTGAGGGATTCAAAATACAAGAGAATAAAATCCTCCTGAACAGGGtttacactcagctctacatcatcgagggagagagggaaggagtgaATGAAGAACATGAAGTTTTACAGATTGAGAACAAACCCTGGAAACAAAACCTGACAGATACACCAATAAACTGTTTAGACATATTTAATCCTGTACAGT TGGAAAAACTTAAAAGCGTTCTGACTAAAGGCATTGCTGGCATTGGAAAAACTCtctctgtgcagaagttcattctggactgggctGAAGGAGAAGCCAATCAGGATATAGAGTTCATGTTTGTACTTCCATTCCGAGAGCTGAACCTGATTAAAGACAAACAGTACAGTTTTCATGGACTTCTGTGTGCCCTCCATCCTGAGCTCCAAGGTCTGGACACAAAGGAATATGacgtgtgtaaaactgtgtttatatttgacgGCCTCGATGAAAGCAGAATTCCACTGAAGTTCTCAGAGTCTGAGAAA GAGacctgcttccctctgctc aTCTGGATAACCTCCAgaccagcagcagccaatcagatcccctCTCAGTACATCAGCCGTGTGACAGAAATTCAGGGATTCAATGATCCACAGAAGgaggagtacttcaggaagaggATTAGTGACCAACACCAAGCCGACGGTGTCATCTCCCACATTAAGACGACGAGGAGTCTCcacatcatgtgccacattcCAGTCTTCTGTTGGATCTCAGCGACTGTGCTTCAGCGAATCATGAAACAAGGGACCACAGAAATCCCTAAAACTCTGACTGCAATGTACTCACACTTCCTGTGCACTCAGACAATCATGAGGGAGGAGAAGTATGgggaggaagatgagagaggaACTCTACAGGAACTCCTGAGATCCAACAGGAACATGTTTCTGAAACTGTCTGAACTGGctttcaaacagctgatgaagggcaatgtgatgttctatgaagacaacctgagagagtgtgggattgatgtcactgaggcctcagtgtaCTCTGGGATTTGCACTGAGATCTTTAGGGAGGAGTCTGTGCTTTACCAGAGGAGGGTTTACTGCTTTGTGCATATGAGCTTTCAGGAGTTCCTGGCTGCTTTCTATGTGTTTCATTGCTATGTGAGCAACAACATGGAGGAACTGCAGCTTCTGAAGCTGAAAAACATGAAGTGGTCTGACAGTGTTTCACTGGACGAGCTGCTGAAAGCAGCTGTGCGTACAGCTTTAAAGAGTAAGACTGGACACCTGGATCTGTTTCTCCGTTTTCTGTTGGGCATCTCACTGGAGTCCAATCAACAACTCCTGCAGGAcctactctcacacacagtgagcagCTCTGAGAGCATCAAGAAAACAGTTCAGTACATCAAATGTGTAATACAAAGAGAGGACCTTTCTTCTGACAGATCTATCAACCTGTTCCTCTGTCTCACTGAAATGAATCACTCCTCTTTATCCAGTAAAATCCAGGAGTATCTCAAATCAGAGAAACACTCAGAAAATAAACTGTCTACTGGAGAGTGTTTAGCGTTAGCCTACATGCTTGTGAACTCAGACGAGGTGCTGGATGAACTGGACTTGAGGAAATACAAAACCACTGAGAAGGGTTATTGGAGACTGATCCCAGCTGTGAGCAACTGCAGAAAGGCCGT ATTGTCTGGCTTTAATCTGTCCAAGAATACCTATGAGAGTCTCTGCTCTtttctgaaatcaccaaactcacccctgaaagagctggacctcagtcacactgacctgcaggattcaggagtgaagctgatctcCGAGGCACTAaggagttcacactgtaaactggagacactcag acTAACTGGGTGTAAACTTGGGGGAAAGTCTTGTGAAGATCTGGGctcagttttactggtgaactcctccctgaaagaactggacctcagtaacaatgacctgcaggattcaggagtggagaagctctctgctgcactgaagagttcactct CACCAGCACTATTCCAACGGGCCATGGACCAGATTCTAAGTGGTCTTCCAGGGGTACAGTGTTACCTTGATGACATTTTAGTTACTGGACGTAATGACACAGAGCACATAAACAACCTGGACAGAGTACTGGGGCGACTTGAAGAGTATGGTCTACGTGTACGGGAAGACAAGTGCGACTTTTTCAAGTCTTCAGTGGAATATTTAGGCCATGTCATTGATGCTGATGGCCTACATACTGCCCCATCAAAGCTGAAAGCAATTTTGGATGCTCCTGTCCCAGAGAACGTCAGCCAACTTAGGTCGTTCCTGGGTCTTCTGAACTATTATGGGCGATTCATACCCCAGTTGGCTACCTTATTGAAACCAATGTATGAATTGTTGTGTGATGGCAAAACATGGAAATGGTCCAAAGAGTGTGATAGGGCTTTCAACAAAGCAAAAGCCGCACTCACAAATGAGACAGTACTGACACACTTTGATCCCTCTTTGCCCCTTCAGCTGGCGTGTGATGCATCTCCATATGGGATTGGGGCTGTAGTGTCTCATATCTTACCAACTGGAGAAGAGAGACCAATTGCCTTTGCATCAAGAACTCTGAGTAAGGCAGAGACAAAATACCCTCAGATCGAAAAAGAGGCACTTGGAATAATTTTTGGTGTGAAGAAATTTCACACTTACATCTTTGGACGCAAATTCACTCTGTTAACAGACCATCGTCCACTTACATCCATTTTTGGTTCACACAAGGGTTTGCCAACACTCGCTGCAAGCAGACTTCAACGCTGGGCACTTATCCTTAGCGCTCATGACTATGAGATTAAATACCGGAAATCATCAGCTCATGGAAATGCAGATG GGCCAGTAGAGGGTGCTATGTTGTTAGTAGCTGTAGATGCCCATTCTAAATGGCCTGAAGTCTCAGTCATGCCTACAATCACTTCTGAGGCCACAATTCAAGTTCTGAGGGAAATGTTTGGACGGTTTGGGCTACCAGAACAAGTGGTTACTGATAATGGCCCATCATTCGTGTCTAGAGAAATGGAGGAGTTTCTACAGAATAATGGCATCAACCACATCCTCTCAAGTCCTTATCATCCATCCACGAATGGGCTAGCTGAGAGAATGATCCAGACCATAAAACATGCGCTGAAATCATCAAAACATGAAGCTCCTCTCAAGCAGCGTCTAAATACTTTCCTGCTAAAATATCGCAACACCCCTCACGCATCCACTGGAGCATCTCCTGCAGGTCTACTCATGAAACGACAGCTTCGCACACGACTTGATTTGCTGAGGCCCACACCTACCAAAACACATgtccacaacaaacaacaaagccAGGTCATCCAACGCAGCAAGTGTTCTAAAGACCGACACTTCTCTGAGGGAGATCATGTCCTTGCTCGCAATTACTGCACAAAAGAGAAGTGGGTTCCTGCAGTTGTTCTTCAAAGGTCTGGACCTGTTTCATACAAGGTTGGCACTCAGGACAACCAAGTTTGGCGGAGACATGTTGAGCAGTTGCTTCCAAGTCAATCTGCTGGAACTTCAGTGGCAGAGGACTTGGATCTAGTTTTAGCTAGTGAACTGTCAAACCCGAATATGTCAAAGACATCTTCTGTTCCCTCTCCACAAGCTTCCGCTGTCTCTGTTGCTCCAT ctctgagctcaaacccctcacacctgaaagaactggatctgagctacaatcacccaggagacacaggagtgaagctgctctCTGTTAAACTGCAGGATCCACACTGCAGACTGGACACACTCAG AGAGCAGACATTCAGAGCAGAATCtccagagcccagctgtgtgtctctgaagagcaACAACTCAATGGTTCAGCCTCCACAATTCAGCAATGAAAGAATCAGTTCTGATCTGAG AGAGCAGACATTCAGAGCAGAATCtccagagcccagctgtgtgtctctgaagagcaACAAGTCAATGTTTCAGCCTCCACAATTCAGCAATGAAAGAATCAGTCCTGATCTGAG AGAGCAGACGTTCAGAGCAGAATCTCCAgaccccagctgtgtgtctctgaagagcaACAACTCAATGGTTCAGCCTCCACAATTCAGCAATGAAAGAATCAGTTCTGATCTGAG AGAGCAGACATTCAGAGCAGAATCtccagagcccagctgtgtgtctctgaagagcaACAAGTCAATGTTTCAGCCTCCACAATTCAGCAATGAAAGAATCAGTCCTGATCTGAG AGAGCAGACATTCAGAGCAGAATCtccagagcccagctgtgtgtctctgaagagcaACAAGTCAATGTTTCAGCCTCCACAATTCAGCAATGAAAGAATCAGTTCTGATCCGAG gttcaggagtctgatggcAGTGGGGAAGAAAGAGTTCTTTAACCTAGTGGTCTTGCATGTGACACTTCTGTACCTCTGGCCTGAGGGCAGAAGTGTGAACAGTCCATGCTGGGGGTGGATGGGGTCTTTAAGGATGGAGGCAGCTCTACTGCGGACTCTCTGGTG TCGTGCTGCTATACCACACGGTGATACAGCTGGTCAGGAGGCTCTTGATGACACAGCTATAAAAAATTTCCGAGGGTTCTGGGTGACATCACAAATTTTCTCAGCCTCCTCAGGAAATACAACCGCTGCTGAGCCTTTTGACCAGCTGCATGGTGTTCAATGTCCATGCAAAGTCCTCACTGATGTGGATGCCCAG GGTGAGGTTGTTGTCCTCACACCATGCTGCCAGCCTGGTCATCTCCCTCCTGTAGGCCTCTTCATCTCCATCAGTGATGTGTCCTATCACTGCAGTGTCATCTGCAAACTTGAGGATGATGTTGTCCTTGTGATAGGtgacacagtcatgggtgaacagGGTGTAGAGGATGGTGCTGAGGACACATCCCTGTGGAAGCCCAAT tggagagtgcg CTCTGGGAGGGATGTGCTGCTTCAGGATGGTTccaggtgtggagtgtgtgagcagattcagacagatccAGGCTCtatcacctgtggacactctttTTGTAGACAGTGCATCAGGAGCCTTAGGGACCAGTCTGTTCACTCAGGAGACTTGACCTGTCCCTgctgcagaaagaggtttaaaaCAGGCTCTGTTCAGTTTCCACACACGGAGGAGTCCATGGAGCTGGAGGAATACAAACCAGTGGATGATGTCCTGCTCAGTGtctcagagagaaacaaaatcagcctgaagAACAAGTACGAGAGCTTATTTGAGGGATTCAAAACACAAGAGAATAAAATCCTCCTGAACAGGGtttacactcagctctacatcatcgagggagagagggaaggagtgaATCAGGAACATGAAGTTTTACAGATtgaaaacacaccctggaaacaAAACCTGCCAGATACACCAATAAACTGTTTAGACATATTTAACCCTGTACAGT TGGAAAATCTTAAAAGTGTTCTGACTAAAGGCATTGCTGGCATtggaaaaactgtctctgtgcagaagttcattctggactgggctGAAGGAAAAGCCAATCAGGATATAGAGTTCATGTTTGTGCTTCCATTCCGAGAGTTGAACCTTATTAAAGACAAACAGTACAGTCTTCATGGACTTCTGTGTGACCTCCATCCTGAGCTCCGAGGTCTGGACACAAAGGAATATGacgtgtgtaaaactgtgttcATATTTGACGGCCTCGATGAAAGCAGAATTCCACTGAAGTTctcagagtgtgagaaagtgtcaGACGTGACCAAGGTGTCTTCAGTGGACGTGTTGATGACAAACCTCATCAAAGGAGacctgcttccctctgctcacaTCTGGATAACCTCCAgaccagcagcagccaatcagatcccctCTCAGTACATCAGCCGTGTGACAGAAATTCAGGGATTCAATGATCCACAGAAGgaggagtacttcaggaagaggATTAGTGACCAACACCAAGCCGACAGTGTCATCTCCCACATTAAGACGACGAGGAGTCTCcacatcatgtgccacattccagtcttctgctggatctcagcGACTGTGCTTCAGCGAATCATGAAACAAGGGACCACAGAAATCCCTAAAACTCTGACTGCAATGTACTCACACTTCCTGTGCACTCAGACAATCATGAGGAAGGAGAAGtatgaggaggaagatgagagaggaACTCTACAGGAACACCTGAGATGCAACAGGAGCATGTTTCTGAAACTGTCTGAACTGGctttcaaacagctgatgaaggGCAATGTGATGTTCTATGAAGACGACCTGAGAGAGTGTGGGATTGATGCcactgaggcctcagtgtaCTCTGGGATTTGCACTGAGATCTTTAGGGAGGAGTCTGTGCTTTACCAGAGGAAGGTTTACTGCTTTGTGCATCTGAGCTTTCAGGAGTTCCTGGCTGCTTtctatgtgtttcactgctgtgTGAACAACAACACGGAGGAACTGCAGCTTCTGAAGCCGAAAAACATGAAGTGGTCTGACAGTGTTTCACTGGACGAGCTGCTGAAGGGAGCTGTGCGTACAGCTTTAAAGAGTAAGACTGGACACCTGGATCTGTTTCTCCGTTTTCTGTTGGGCATCTCACTGGAGTCCAATCAACAACTCCTGCAGgacctactgacacacacagtgagcagcTCTGAGAGCATCAAGAAAGCAGTTCAGTTCATCAAACGCATAATAACATCAGAGGATCTTCCTTCTGACAGATCTATCAATCTGTTCCTCTGTCTCACTGAAATGGATCATTCCTCTTTATCCAGTAAAATCCAGGAGTATCTCAAATCAGAGAAAGGCTCAGATAAGAGACTGTCTACTGGAGAGTGTTTAGCGTTAGCCTACATGCTCGTGAACTCAGATGAGGTGCTGGATGAACTGGACTTGAGGAAGTACAACACCACTGAGAAGGGTTATTGGAGACTGATCCCAGCTGTGAGCAATTGCAGAAAGGCAGT ATTGCCTTGCTGTAAGCTGTTGATGAATTCCTGtgaaagtctctgctctgttctgaaatcaccaaactcacccctgaaagagctggacctcattaacactgagctgcaggattcaggagtgaagctgatctctgaggcactgaagagttcacactgtaaactggagacactcag atTGTCTGGTTGTTTAGTTACAAAGGAAGGCTGTGCTTTTCTGGCTTCAGCCCTGAGCTCAAACCCCTCacacctgaaagaactggatctgagctacaatcacccaggagacacaggagtgaagctgctctCTGTTAAACTGGAGGATCCACACTGCAGACTGGACACACTCAG